One Candidatus Poribacteria bacterium genomic window carries:
- a CDS encoding DUF1858 domain-containing protein, whose product MSRLPNAVDIADRRSSSAVAMDGDPGEEGCTSNAITARSTVAEVLRRHPRCAIVFRHLGLNCCVCANSDVDTVGAIARALDFPLSDLLRDLHTAARLFVSNTASTTRAVPRSEEGA is encoded by the coding sequence ATGAGTCGCCTGCCTAACGCCGTGGACATCGCGGATCGTCGGAGCTCGTCCGCCGTGGCGATGGACGGAGACCCGGGCGAGGAAGGCTGTACGTCGAACGCCATTACGGCACGTTCGACGGTGGCGGAGGTCTTGCGCCGTCACCCGCGCTGCGCCATCGTCTTTCGGCATCTCGGTCTGAACTGTTGCGTCTGCGCGAACTCCGACGTCGATACGGTCGGAGCCATCGCCCGTGCGCTCGACTTCCCGTTGTCCGACCTTCTGCGCGACCTGCACACCGCCGCACGGCTCTTCGTATCCAACACGGCATCGACCACACGTGCCGTACCTCGCTCAGAGGAAGGAGCCTAA
- the cysE gene encoding serine O-acetyltransferase, giving the protein MEPTIDAGSSAPRKRRGPVQAIREDLRAALERDPAARNWFEVVLFYPGWHALMMHRVAHLLWRSHLKLPARMLGAFSRFMTGIEIHPAVPIGRGFFIDHGMGVVIGETAEIGDNVTLYHGVTLGGRSLEKTKRHPTVGNNVVVGAGAKILGPVLIGDGARIGAGSVVVKDVPPNSVVVGVPGRVTFRDGAPVHDGIDLEHDNLPDPVVRALQCMLDRVQGLEAEIQRLDGRVKPYDALNAMDPDPRISGNPEDESPA; this is encoded by the coding sequence ATGGAACCAACGATCGACGCCGGTTCATCTGCTCCGCGCAAACGCCGAGGACCGGTTCAGGCGATTCGTGAAGACCTTCGCGCAGCGCTCGAAAGGGATCCCGCCGCGCGGAACTGGTTCGAGGTCGTGCTATTCTACCCGGGTTGGCACGCGCTGATGATGCACCGTGTCGCCCACTTGCTGTGGAGGAGCCACCTCAAGCTTCCGGCGCGCATGCTCGGCGCGTTCAGCCGCTTCATGACAGGCATCGAAATCCATCCGGCAGTTCCCATCGGCAGAGGGTTCTTCATCGACCACGGGATGGGAGTCGTCATCGGGGAGACTGCCGAGATCGGCGACAACGTGACGCTCTACCACGGCGTCACCCTCGGCGGTCGCAGTCTCGAGAAGACGAAGCGCCATCCGACGGTGGGCAACAACGTGGTCGTCGGCGCGGGCGCGAAGATTCTGGGACCGGTGCTCATCGGAGATGGGGCTCGCATCGGCGCGGGTTCTGTCGTAGTGAAGGACGTGCCGCCCAACTCGGTCGTCGTGGGCGTACCAGGTCGTGTGACGTTCCGCGACGGCGCTCCGGTCCACGACGGGATCGATCTGGAGCACGACAATCTGCCGGACCCAGTCGTGCGAGCTCTACAGTGCATGCTGGACCGCGTTCAGGGGCTGGAAGCCGAGATCCAGCGGCTCGACGGGCGCGTGAAACCCTACGACGCGTTGAACGCGATGGATCCCGACCCTCGTATTTCTGGGAACCCGGAGGATGAGTCGCCTGCCTAA
- a CDS encoding phosphoglycerate dehydrogenase → MQRWRVLVSDPLGERGLEILRAQPDVEVDVKTSLSHDELMSSIPSYHALLVRSHTRADAALIQAGTNLKVIGRAGVGTDNIDVEAATRNGIVVMNSPTGNTVSAAEHTLTMILALSRNIALANASLREGRWERSAFTGVEVYGKTLGILGLGRIGTEVARRARGFGMKILGVDPYISHGAAEKLSVQLVGLPDLIKNSDYITVHIPLTQDTHHLFGAEEFAAMKRGVRIVNCARGGIFDEVALRESIQSGHCAGAALDVFENEPEIDPDLVGLPNVLATPHLGASTAEAQENISIEIATQCLNALRGKPVQNAINLPSVDARTLEVLGPYLQLAEKMGSLQAQLIDATIHEVIVEYTGGLFDKNVTPVTVAVQKGLLSPALPELVNYVNAPFYMQQRGIRVTETRSSSHDVFANLLTVTVRTDKGDRLISGTVFGRELRLVMLDDYHVSATPDGGMLLVYNNDQPGAIGVIGTLLGKHGINIADMSVGREGPGGRAVMLINVDGIVPRELIHELQSQKQINSVRFVVLPAL, encoded by the coding sequence GTGCAGCGATGGCGTGTTCTCGTCAGCGACCCGCTCGGAGAGCGAGGGCTGGAGATCCTGCGCGCACAGCCGGACGTGGAGGTTGACGTCAAGACATCACTGTCTCATGACGAGTTGATGTCGTCGATTCCGAGCTACCACGCGCTCCTGGTTCGCAGTCACACGCGAGCGGACGCCGCGCTGATCCAGGCGGGCACGAACCTCAAGGTCATCGGGCGTGCCGGGGTGGGCACGGACAACATCGACGTCGAGGCTGCGACGCGCAACGGCATCGTCGTCATGAACAGCCCGACCGGCAACACGGTGTCGGCTGCGGAACACACGCTGACGATGATCCTGGCGCTCTCGCGGAACATCGCGTTGGCGAACGCCTCGCTGCGCGAGGGGCGCTGGGAACGCTCCGCCTTCACGGGCGTCGAGGTCTACGGCAAGACGTTGGGCATCCTCGGGCTGGGCAGGATCGGCACCGAAGTGGCGCGACGGGCTCGCGGCTTCGGGATGAAGATACTGGGCGTCGATCCGTATATCTCTCACGGCGCGGCGGAAAAGCTGAGCGTGCAGCTCGTCGGGCTTCCCGATCTGATCAAGAACTCCGACTACATCACCGTCCACATCCCTCTGACGCAGGACACGCATCACCTGTTCGGCGCTGAGGAGTTCGCCGCGATGAAGCGCGGCGTGCGCATCGTCAACTGCGCGCGTGGGGGCATCTTCGACGAAGTGGCATTGCGGGAGTCGATCCAGTCGGGTCATTGCGCTGGCGCGGCTTTGGACGTCTTCGAGAACGAGCCGGAGATCGATCCGGACCTGGTCGGGCTGCCAAACGTCCTGGCGACGCCGCATCTGGGCGCATCGACGGCGGAGGCGCAGGAGAACATCTCCATCGAGATCGCGACGCAGTGCCTGAACGCGTTGCGCGGGAAGCCCGTGCAGAACGCGATCAACCTGCCTTCGGTCGATGCGCGGACGCTCGAGGTCTTGGGCCCCTATCTGCAGCTCGCGGAGAAGATGGGGAGTCTCCAGGCTCAGTTGATCGATGCGACGATCCACGAGGTGATCGTCGAATACACGGGCGGGCTGTTCGACAAGAACGTGACCCCCGTGACCGTCGCCGTCCAGAAGGGCTTGCTCTCACCGGCGCTACCGGAGCTCGTCAACTACGTGAACGCGCCGTTCTACATGCAGCAGCGGGGCATTCGAGTCACGGAGACCCGGAGCAGCAGCCATGACGTCTTCGCCAACCTGTTGACCGTGACCGTGAGAACCGACAAAGGCGACCGCCTCATCAGCGGAACCGTCTTCGGACGCGAGCTGCGACTCGTCATGCTCGACGACTACCATGTGAGCGCCACGCCCGACGGCGGCATGCTGCTCGTCTACAACAACGACCAGCCCGGCGCGATCGGGGTCATCGGGACGCTCCTGGGCAAGCACGGAATCAACATCGCCGACATGAGCGTCGGCAGGGAGGGCCCCGGAGGCAGAGCCGTCATGCTGATCAACGTGGACGGCATCGTGCCCCGTGAGCTGATCCATGAACTTCAATCTCAGAAGCAGATCAACTCCGTCCGCTTCGTCGTGCTGCCGGCTCTGTGA
- a CDS encoding VWA domain-containing protein — protein MRFERPVLLFAVLALPVIAAWLLGNERRRIRDCHALSRFDGSLAASVPTRRALAILLLGALLLLAVAAAGPGSRRTVASSRNDRDIAIVLDSSLSMAAEDIRPSRLAFARTMARTIVEHLNGERVSMTAVAGRGVVQCPLTRDYDAVVRLIDSVATDMIPQPGSAIADGLSRALGSFGRERQRDRVMLLLTDGEEHEPGAVRIARQVGRAGVPIWVIGVGTEEGSPIALRGESGTITGYKRDKDGTIVTTRLNPTLLRHVAEASDGALYLASPDGHVLTPVIDRLREIAPTGASPRRWLELTLALAAAALAWFASLDVLPPFHIPTWLRWLSRPRSPADARR, from the coding sequence ATGCGGTTTGAGCGCCCCGTTCTGCTTTTCGCCGTGCTGGCGCTGCCCGTGATCGCCGCGTGGCTGCTCGGTAACGAGCGGCGGCGCATCCGCGACTGCCACGCGCTGTCGCGGTTCGACGGCAGCCTCGCCGCATCCGTCCCAACCCGACGCGCGCTCGCCATACTGCTGCTGGGAGCCCTCCTGCTTCTTGCCGTCGCCGCTGCGGGCCCGGGTTCTAGGCGCACCGTGGCGTCGTCGCGGAACGACCGCGACATCGCCATCGTGCTCGATAGCTCGCTGAGCATGGCGGCAGAAGACATCCGACCGTCGCGCCTCGCGTTCGCCCGCACGATGGCGCGCACCATCGTCGAGCACCTGAACGGAGAGCGCGTGTCGATGACGGCGGTCGCCGGACGGGGCGTCGTGCAGTGCCCTCTCACGCGCGACTACGACGCCGTCGTGCGACTCATCGACAGCGTGGCGACCGACATGATCCCTCAACCGGGCTCCGCCATCGCCGACGGGCTGTCGCGCGCTCTGGGCTCCTTCGGACGCGAGCGCCAACGCGACCGCGTCATGCTCCTCCTGACCGATGGCGAGGAACACGAACCCGGCGCTGTTCGGATCGCGCGACAAGTTGGGCGCGCGGGCGTGCCCATCTGGGTCATCGGCGTTGGAACCGAGGAGGGCTCGCCCATCGCGCTGCGGGGCGAGAGCGGCACGATCACCGGCTACAAGCGCGACAAGGACGGCACGATTGTGACGACCCGCCTGAACCCGACGTTGCTCCGGCATGTCGCCGAAGCCAGCGATGGCGCGCTGTATCTCGCCTCTCCCGATGGTCACGTGCTGACGCCGGTCATCGACCGGCTGAGGGAGATCGCGCCGACCGGCGCATCGCCGCGTCGATGGCTGGAACTGACGCTCGCCCTCGCCGCCGCCGCGCTGGCGTGGTTCGCGTCGTTGGATGTCCTGCCGCCGTTCCACATCCCGACTTGGCTGCGATGGCTCTCGCGACCCCGCTCGCCCGCAGACGCGCGACGTTAA
- the sat gene encoding sulfate adenylyltransferase: protein MVSASIAPHGGALIDRTVRQDERAEVAQLAKGLPRLTVNAREASDLEMIAIGGFSPLTGFMSEPDYRSVVDTMHLADGNAWSLPVTLSLSRDEAKAVEAAGQAALYSEQGLLVAVLDAADIFSYDKTHEAQHVYRTTEEAHPGVAALYRQDELLVGGSVAVLDYVPRESFEYAEFPPAVSRKLFAERGWKRVVGFQTRNPIHRAHEYIIKCALEIVDGLFLHPLIGETKQGDIPADVRMDCYRVLIDGYFPKDRVILGTLPAAMRYAGPREAIFHALVRKNYGVTHFIVGRDHAGVGNYYGTYDAQHIFDEFGPDELGITPLFFEHAFYCMRTAGMATAKTSPSTPEERLALSGTRVRDMLAAGEIPPPEFTRKEVAEILIRWARSA from the coding sequence CTGGTGTCCGCATCCATCGCTCCGCACGGCGGAGCCCTGATCGACCGCACCGTGCGACAAGACGAACGCGCAGAGGTGGCGCAGTTGGCGAAAGGTCTGCCGAGGCTCACCGTCAACGCTCGCGAGGCATCCGACTTGGAGATGATCGCCATCGGCGGGTTCAGCCCGTTGACCGGCTTCATGTCCGAGCCCGACTACCGAAGCGTCGTCGATACGATGCACCTCGCCGACGGAAACGCCTGGAGCCTTCCCGTCACGTTGAGCCTATCGCGCGACGAAGCGAAAGCGGTCGAGGCGGCGGGGCAGGCTGCCCTCTATTCCGAGCAGGGACTGCTGGTCGCCGTGTTGGATGCTGCCGACATCTTCTCGTACGACAAGACGCACGAAGCGCAACACGTCTACCGGACGACCGAAGAAGCGCACCCGGGCGTCGCCGCGCTCTACCGCCAAGATGAGCTGCTCGTCGGCGGCAGCGTCGCGGTTCTCGACTACGTGCCGCGCGAGTCATTCGAGTACGCCGAGTTCCCTCCCGCCGTGTCGCGCAAGCTCTTCGCGGAGCGCGGCTGGAAGCGCGTCGTCGGCTTCCAGACCCGCAACCCGATCCATCGGGCGCACGAGTACATCATCAAGTGCGCGTTGGAGATCGTCGACGGGCTCTTCCTCCATCCGCTGATCGGCGAGACGAAGCAGGGGGATATCCCCGCCGATGTGCGGATGGACTGCTACCGTGTGCTGATCGACGGCTACTTCCCGAAGGATCGGGTCATCCTCGGAACCCTCCCAGCGGCGATGCGTTACGCGGGACCCCGCGAGGCGATTTTCCACGCGCTGGTTCGGAAGAACTACGGCGTGACGCACTTCATCGTCGGCAGGGACCACGCCGGAGTCGGCAACTACTACGGGACTTACGACGCCCAACACATCTTCGACGAGTTCGGTCCCGACGAGCTGGGCATCACGCCTCTCTTCTTCGAGCACGCGTTCTACTGCATGAGAACCGCTGGCATGGCGACCGCGAAAACGAGCCCCTCGACTCCGGAGGAGCGGCTCGCGCTGTCGGGCACGCGCGTCCGCGACATGCTTGCCGCCGGGGAGATTCCGCCGCCGGAGTTCACGCGCAAGGAAGTCGCCGAAATCCTGATTCGGTGGGCGCGGTCAGCCTAA